The following coding sequences are from one Chloroflexota bacterium window:
- a CDS encoding long-chain fatty acid--CoA ligase, with protein sequence MMDYPLTLLPLLERANRLFGKKEIVTRVGNGLVRATYADLYRRVQQLAGALSALGVQPGDRVASLCWNHQQHLELYFAAPCMGAVLHTVNFRLFVDQIAFILNDAADRVIVVDDMLLPLVEQMLPKTPGVRHVLVVGALPDSLTSIDGRPVTAYEEALAAAPGAFAFPALDEQAAAAMCYTSGTTGNPKGVVYSHRALVLHSLTEALPDVMAIRERDVILPVVPMFHVNAWGIPFTATMLGATQVLPGAAPTPADLVRLIEQERVTLTAGVPTVWLGVLAALEGGQHDLSSLQRIIVGGSAAPRAMMERYEREYGVPVWHAWGMTEMTPLGSICWTKSYLDALPEDDRWKILATQGLPSPFVELKAIDADGNDIAWDGKTLGEMVVRGPWVTAGYYHDPAPGERFTADGWFRTGDVVTIDPEGYFQIADRTKDLVKSGGEWISSIDLENALVGHPSVAEACVIAVPHEKWGERPLACVVRSAGAEAVTGADLIDFLRPSFARWWLPDEVVFVSELPRTGVGKLDKKVLRDQYRGGTP encoded by the coding sequence ATGATGGACTATCCGCTGACGCTGCTCCCACTGCTCGAACGGGCGAACCGCCTGTTCGGCAAGAAGGAGATCGTCACTCGTGTGGGCAACGGCCTCGTCCGGGCGACGTACGCGGACCTCTACCGACGGGTCCAGCAGTTGGCTGGCGCGTTGAGCGCCCTGGGCGTCCAGCCGGGGGACCGTGTCGCGTCGTTGTGCTGGAACCACCAGCAGCACCTGGAGCTGTATTTTGCCGCCCCGTGCATGGGTGCGGTGCTGCACACCGTCAACTTTCGCCTGTTCGTCGATCAGATCGCGTTCATCCTCAACGACGCCGCAGACCGCGTCATCGTCGTGGACGACATGCTGCTGCCGCTCGTGGAGCAGATGCTCCCGAAGACGCCGGGCGTGCGGCACGTCCTGGTCGTCGGAGCGCTCCCCGACAGCCTGACATCCATCGATGGCCGCCCGGTCACCGCCTACGAGGAGGCCCTGGCCGCCGCGCCGGGGGCGTTCGCCTTTCCGGCCCTGGACGAACAGGCTGCAGCCGCCATGTGCTACACCTCGGGAACGACGGGCAACCCAAAAGGCGTCGTCTACAGCCACCGTGCGCTGGTGCTGCACTCGCTGACCGAGGCCCTGCCAGACGTGATGGCGATCCGCGAGCGCGACGTGATCCTGCCGGTGGTCCCGATGTTCCACGTCAACGCCTGGGGCATCCCGTTCACGGCGACCATGCTCGGGGCGACCCAGGTGCTGCCGGGCGCCGCCCCCACGCCGGCCGACCTCGTTCGCCTGATCGAGCAGGAGCGTGTCACGCTGACGGCCGGCGTCCCGACCGTCTGGCTGGGCGTGCTCGCGGCGCTGGAAGGCGGCCAGCACGACCTCAGCAGCCTGCAGCGGATCATCGTCGGCGGGTCGGCGGCTCCGCGCGCCATGATGGAGCGGTACGAGCGCGAGTACGGTGTCCCCGTCTGGCACGCCTGGGGCATGACCGAGATGACGCCGCTCGGCTCGATCTGCTGGACCAAGAGCTACCTGGACGCCCTGCCTGAGGACGACCGCTGGAAGATCCTGGCGACGCAGGGCCTGCCCTCGCCGTTCGTCGAGCTGAAGGCCATCGACGCCGACGGGAACGACATCGCCTGGGACGGCAAGACGCTGGGCGAGATGGTGGTCCGTGGCCCGTGGGTCACCGCCGGCTATTACCACGATCCTGCGCCCGGCGAGCGGTTCACGGCGGACGGGTGGTTCCGCACCGGCGACGTGGTGACCATCGACCCGGAAGGGTATTTCCAGATCGCAGACCGCACCAAGGATCTGGTCAAGAGCGGCGGCGAGTGGATCTCCAGCATCGACCTCGAGAACGCCCTGGTGGGCCACCCGAGCGTGGCCGAAGCGTGCGTCATCGCCGTGCCGCACGAGAAGTGGGGCGAACGTCCGCTGGCCTGCGTCGTTCGGAGTGCCGGCGCTGAGGCGGTAACGGGCGCCGACCTGATCGACTTCCTGCGGCCCAGCTTCGCCCGCTGGTGGCTGCCCGACGAGGTCGTGTTCGTCTCCGAGCTGCCACGCACCGGCGTCGGCAAGCTCGACAAGAAGGTGCTGCGCGACCAGTACCGGGGCGGAACGCCGTAA
- a CDS encoding metal-dependent transcriptional regulator, which produces MDHKPSKTIEDYLQVMHYMTRDGAAIIGARLAERIRVAPPTVTATLQRMIRDGLITMDDHKAVHLTDEGRTQAESIVRRHALAERLLTEILGLGWSESHEEAHMVEHVISAKVERRLMTVLGNPMTCPHGNPIPGTGARPSPHAFALSEAKRGQSVVVERIIEEAEDDFDLMNFYEQSGLKPRTPLDVVDVSMAAGLITIARDGKRIAIGLPAASKLRVVDASHADTLPPQPRILAADPGAPRPSIAGLLRE; this is translated from the coding sequence ATGGATCACAAACCGAGCAAGACGATTGAAGATTATCTCCAGGTCATGCACTACATGACCCGAGATGGCGCTGCCATCATCGGGGCGCGGCTGGCTGAGCGGATCCGTGTGGCGCCCCCGACCGTCACCGCGACCCTCCAACGGATGATCCGCGACGGTCTGATCACCATGGACGACCACAAGGCCGTCCACTTGACGGACGAGGGGCGGACCCAGGCCGAGAGCATCGTGCGGCGACATGCGCTGGCGGAGCGCCTGCTCACCGAGATCCTCGGTCTCGGCTGGAGCGAATCGCACGAAGAGGCGCACATGGTCGAGCACGTCATCTCGGCGAAGGTCGAGCGGCGGCTCATGACCGTGCTTGGCAATCCGATGACCTGCCCGCATGGCAACCCGATCCCGGGCACCGGCGCCCGTCCGTCGCCGCACGCGTTCGCGCTCTCGGAGGCGAAGCGCGGCCAGAGCGTCGTCGTCGAGCGGATCATCGAGGAGGCCGAAGACGACTTCGACCTGATGAACTTCTACGAGCAGTCCGGCCTGAAGCCGCGAACGCCGCTAGACGTGGTCGATGTGTCGATGGCGGCTGGCCTGATCACCATCGCACGTGACGGCAAACGCATCGCCATCGGCCTGCCGGCGGCGTCGAAGCTGCGCGTGGTCGACGCCTCGCACGCCGACACCCTGCCGCCTCAGCCGCGCATCCTCGCCGCCGATCCTGGCGCACCGCGCCCGAGCATCGCAGGCCTGCTCCGAGAGTAA
- a CDS encoding ABC transporter substrate-binding protein: protein MTQPLRLMLFALSLALLVACNRSEPPTVVRPTPSPAAIAPLVLGGILDMSDDAGPNGRQRYEAATLAVELINRRGGVRLPNGDRRQLELRIFDDAGSADRAESGVRRLVEDGAIAIVGPSAPDALLPARRAAETAGIPSIALEALDTESAPNAPWKWTFALAAPPDEPLSATLGFFLSSGVDRLAWMAPRTLPMANMARTVRRMASGVGMQVVAEESYAPGEEDHAERLQRLQAADPRVILAWAGDAHEAAAIALEAKTVKDLVPVFFGPAASAPSTLTLAGEGGNGVRTVTLRLPVADDLWDHDPLTPVIRDFRREMVAKTGRQPTSEAAQTWDAARLLVSVVERVGTDRAAIRDALEGTRDYVGASGAVTFGPRQHDGLDKRAFIVARGEGQRWRLPP, encoded by the coding sequence GTGACTCAGCCGCTTCGCCTGATGCTGTTTGCGCTGTCGCTGGCGCTGCTCGTGGCCTGCAACCGCTCCGAGCCGCCGACGGTCGTGCGCCCGACGCCCTCGCCGGCGGCCATCGCGCCGCTGGTGCTGGGCGGCATCCTCGACATGTCCGACGACGCCGGTCCGAACGGGCGTCAGCGCTACGAGGCGGCGACGCTTGCCGTCGAGCTGATCAATCGGCGCGGCGGGGTGCGCCTGCCGAACGGCGACCGCCGGCAACTGGAGCTGCGCATCTTCGACGATGCTGGCAGCGCAGACCGGGCCGAGTCCGGCGTGCGGCGTTTGGTCGAAGATGGCGCGATCGCCATCGTCGGGCCGTCCGCGCCAGACGCACTGCTGCCGGCGCGGCGCGCCGCCGAGACGGCCGGCATCCCGTCGATCGCCCTGGAAGCGCTGGACACTGAGAGTGCCCCGAACGCGCCCTGGAAGTGGACGTTTGCGCTGGCCGCGCCGCCAGACGAACCGCTCTCGGCCACGCTCGGCTTCTTCCTGTCGAGCGGTGTGGACCGTCTGGCCTGGATGGCCCCGCGCACCCTGCCGATGGCCAACATGGCCCGGACGGTGCGCCGGATGGCGAGCGGCGTGGGGATGCAGGTTGTGGCCGAGGAGAGCTACGCACCCGGCGAGGAGGATCATGCCGAACGGCTCCAGCGGCTCCAGGCGGCGGACCCGCGCGTGATCCTGGCCTGGGCGGGCGACGCCCACGAGGCGGCAGCCATCGCCCTCGAAGCGAAGACTGTCAAGGATCTGGTCCCGGTCTTCTTTGGGCCGGCCGCCTCCGCGCCGTCGACGCTGACGCTGGCTGGCGAGGGCGGCAACGGCGTTCGGACGGTCACGCTGCGGCTGCCGGTGGCCGACGACCTCTGGGACCACGACCCGCTGACGCCGGTCATCCGCGACTTCCGCCGCGAGATGGTGGCGAAGACCGGCCGCCAGCCAACCTCCGAAGCGGCTCAGACCTGGGATGCTGCGCGCCTGCTGGTGTCGGTAGTCGAGCGCGTCGGGACGGATCGGGCGGCGATCCGTGACGCGCTCGAAGGCACGCGCGACTACGTCGGTGCCAGCGGCGCGGTCACGTTCGGGCCACGTCAGCACGACGGGCTGGACAAGCGCGCCTTCATCGTGGCGCGCGGCGAAGGCCAGCGGTGGCGGCTGCCGCCATAG
- the plsX gene encoding phosphate acyltransferase PlsX, translating to MGGDHAPDVVVEGAILAARELGVSILLVGPEADLKQRLGGKAAGLPIEVVNATQVVEMEEHPANAVRQKTDSSMVVGVRLVKDGRAQAFVSAGNTGAVMAAGLFELRRIKGVDRPALSAVFPTRKGGALVIDVGANADCKPEYLEQFAIMGSVYMERVFGVSRPRVGLLSNGEEETKGNSLVQAAHARIRALPLNFIGNVEGKEIPTGDVDVVVCDGFTGNVVLKLSEGLAGAITGLIREEINASLISKIFAAGVLPAFRRVRKRLDYAEYGGAPLLGLNGVCIVAHGRSNALAIKNAVRVAAQAVENDVVGQIARGVADAAAASEAGASDD from the coding sequence ATGGGCGGCGACCATGCACCGGACGTCGTGGTCGAGGGCGCGATCCTCGCGGCGCGCGAGCTGGGCGTCAGCATCCTGCTGGTTGGCCCCGAGGCCGACCTCAAGCAACGGCTGGGCGGCAAGGCGGCCGGCCTGCCCATCGAGGTGGTCAATGCGACGCAGGTCGTCGAGATGGAAGAGCACCCGGCCAACGCCGTGCGCCAGAAGACGGACTCCTCAATGGTCGTCGGCGTGCGGCTGGTCAAGGACGGCCGGGCGCAGGCGTTCGTGTCGGCTGGGAACACCGGCGCGGTGATGGCGGCCGGGCTGTTCGAGCTGCGCCGCATCAAGGGCGTCGACCGGCCGGCCCTGTCAGCCGTCTTCCCGACCCGCAAGGGCGGCGCGCTCGTCATCGACGTGGGCGCGAACGCGGACTGCAAGCCAGAGTATCTGGAGCAGTTCGCGATCATGGGCTCGGTCTACATGGAGCGGGTCTTCGGCGTGAGCCGGCCGCGCGTCGGCCTGCTCTCGAACGGCGAGGAGGAGACCAAGGGAAACTCGCTGGTCCAGGCTGCCCACGCCCGCATCAGGGCGCTGCCGCTCAACTTCATCGGAAACGTCGAGGGCAAGGAGATCCCGACCGGCGACGTGGACGTCGTCGTCTGCGACGGCTTCACGGGCAACGTCGTGCTGAAGCTCTCGGAGGGGCTAGCCGGCGCGATCACCGGCCTGATCCGCGAGGAGATCAACGCCTCGCTGATCTCGAAGATCTTCGCGGCCGGGGTGCTCCCCGCGTTCCGCCGCGTCCGGAAGCGGCTCGACTACGCTGAGTACGGCGGCGCGCCGCTCCTGGGCCTGAATGGCGTCTGCATCGTGGCCCACGGCCGCTCGAACGCTCTCGCCATCAAGAACGCCGTTCGAGTGGCCGCGCAGGCCGTCGAGAACGACGTGGTCGGCCAGATCGCCCGTGGGGTGGCCGATGCGGCAGCGGCATCTGAGGCCGGCGCCAGCGACGACTGA
- a CDS encoding tetratricopeptide repeat protein — protein sequence MAYRPYRGRRRRGSGWGFALGALAAGSMVLAVTWYLHVPVPSWIGSRNVEAVSVPVAEPVLLPPAPPARTADSYLVEGDNAFQRGDWRTASDAYERAVQLDPTIGQAQVRWTRALIAQHRVNEAVEQGRRAIAVLPDNAEARAGLAVALDWSGQVDRALQTALSAVEKNRRSAPAWAAVAEVYADLYRLREADEALDEALHLAPNDPEVARVQGVIFETRADYPAAVDAYVRAAELAPRWSYLQVSLGHAYRVQGQYDEALDAFAKAVELSPTDARAEAGRGMVYRARDEFDHAAGRFQRAIELDPTYSTAYAQLAWIHYARREYDRAEPLFVRAIELDRDAGRLAQYRHALGWIYLSAKRTGEAREQFTRALELNPNLQGAKDGLAMLQPAQPAAAPRRR from the coding sequence TTGGCGTACCGCCCGTATCGAGGCCGGCGGCGACGGGGCTCCGGCTGGGGCTTCGCGCTTGGCGCGCTGGCCGCAGGGTCGATGGTGCTTGCCGTGACCTGGTACCTGCACGTACCGGTTCCAAGCTGGATCGGCTCTCGAAACGTCGAAGCCGTCTCGGTCCCCGTGGCCGAGCCGGTGCTGCTTCCGCCTGCGCCACCGGCGCGGACGGCTGACTCGTACCTTGTCGAAGGGGACAACGCATTTCAGCGCGGCGACTGGCGAACGGCCTCGGATGCCTACGAGCGCGCCGTGCAGCTTGATCCCACCATCGGGCAGGCCCAGGTTCGTTGGACGCGCGCGCTCATCGCGCAGCACCGCGTGAACGAGGCCGTCGAGCAGGGACGCCGGGCCATCGCCGTGCTGCCAGACAACGCCGAGGCCCGAGCCGGGCTGGCTGTGGCGCTCGACTGGAGCGGTCAGGTTGACCGGGCCCTGCAGACGGCGCTCTCCGCCGTCGAGAAGAACCGACGTTCCGCCCCGGCCTGGGCAGCCGTCGCCGAGGTCTACGCGGACCTCTACCGTCTCCGTGAGGCCGACGAGGCGCTGGACGAGGCCCTGCACCTCGCGCCGAACGATCCAGAGGTCGCTCGCGTGCAGGGCGTCATCTTCGAGACGCGTGCGGACTACCCGGCCGCCGTCGATGCCTACGTGCGGGCCGCCGAGCTTGCTCCGCGCTGGTCGTACCTCCAGGTGAGCCTGGGGCACGCCTACCGCGTGCAAGGCCAGTACGACGAGGCCCTTGACGCCTTCGCGAAGGCGGTCGAGCTGTCCCCCACGGATGCGCGCGCCGAGGCTGGGCGCGGCATGGTCTACCGTGCGCGCGACGAGTTCGATCATGCTGCTGGACGCTTCCAGCGCGCTATCGAGCTGGATCCGACGTACTCGACGGCGTACGCGCAACTGGCCTGGATCCACTACGCGCGCCGCGAATACGACCGTGCCGAGCCGCTCTTCGTGCGGGCCATCGAGCTGGACCGCGACGCCGGTCGGCTCGCGCAGTACCGCCATGCGCTCGGCTGGATCTACCTGAGCGCGAAGCGCACCGGGGAGGCTCGCGAGCAGTTCACGCGGGCGCTGGAGTTGAACCCGAACCTTCAGGGTGCGAAGGACGGGCTGGCGATGCTTCAGCCCGCGCAGCCGGCCGCCGCACCGCGCCGGCGCTGA
- the ftcD gene encoding glutamate formimidoyltransferase, whose amino-acid sequence MQFVECVPNFSEGRRPEVIAAIRAAAADVPGVTVLDLHADPTHNRMVLTYVGSPAAVSEAGFRCVETAARLIDMTVHQGEHPRMGATDVVPFIPLTGVTMDDCVALAEQVGQRIGDELRIPVYLYSRAARRPERVRLPDVRRGQYEGIRDTIETDPARAPDFGPARLGTAGATAVGARPFLVAYNMNLATADLALAKSIAKNVRESSGGLKAVQALGMATGDPNVVQVSMNLLDTSVTPLHVVYRTVAEQAAAAGVEVIESEIVGLLPMDVLISTSRTHVKARELGMDQIIEARLLQALSGAEPPADRA is encoded by the coding sequence GTGCAGTTCGTCGAGTGTGTCCCGAACTTTAGCGAAGGCCGGCGTCCTGAGGTGATCGCCGCCATTCGCGCGGCAGCGGCCGACGTTCCTGGCGTCACCGTGCTCGACCTTCATGCCGACCCGACGCACAATCGGATGGTGCTGACCTACGTTGGCTCGCCGGCCGCCGTCTCCGAGGCCGGCTTCCGCTGCGTCGAGACGGCGGCCCGCCTGATCGACATGACCGTGCACCAGGGCGAGCACCCCCGCATGGGCGCGACCGATGTGGTGCCGTTCATCCCGCTGACCGGCGTGACGATGGATGATTGCGTGGCCCTGGCGGAGCAGGTTGGACAGCGGATTGGCGACGAGCTTCGGATCCCCGTCTACCTCTACTCGCGAGCGGCCCGCCGGCCCGAGCGTGTGCGCCTGCCAGACGTACGGCGCGGCCAGTACGAGGGCATCCGTGACACTATTGAGACGGACCCTGCGCGAGCGCCGGACTTCGGTCCGGCCCGGCTGGGCACGGCCGGCGCGACGGCGGTCGGGGCACGACCGTTCCTGGTCGCCTACAACATGAATCTGGCCACGGCGGACCTCGCCCTCGCCAAGAGCATTGCCAAGAACGTTCGCGAGTCGAGCGGCGGCCTCAAGGCCGTCCAGGCGCTCGGCATGGCGACTGGCGACCCGAACGTCGTGCAGGTGTCGATGAATCTGCTCGACACCTCGGTGACGCCCCTGCACGTGGTCTATCGGACGGTGGCCGAGCAGGCTGCCGCCGCCGGCGTCGAGGTGATCGAGAGCGAGATCGTCGGATTGCTGCCGATGGATGTCTTGATCTCGACCAGCAGAACGCACGTCAAGGCACGCGAGCTGGGGATGGACCAGATCATCGAGGCGCGCCTCTTGCAGGCACTCAGCGGAGCAGAGCCTCCGGCCGACCGAGCTTAG
- a CDS encoding cyclodeaminase/cyclohydrolase family protein: MPGESLTTLTVDQFIDRLASGDPTPGGGSASALAGALGAALVSMVCNLTVGREKYAAHDAEVRDIREAAGHLASQLRDGIARDATAYDGVMAAYKLPRTTDEEKAARQRAIQSATHAAALVPLALAEACGQVVDQAERAVGKTNVNAASDLAVAALLGVAAMDGAAANVEINLGTLKDETQRQTLADRLAEIRAGRREQAARVVEATRS, from the coding sequence ATGCCAGGCGAGAGCTTGACAACGTTGACGGTGGATCAGTTCATCGACCGCCTCGCGAGCGGCGACCCGACGCCCGGCGGCGGCTCGGCCTCTGCGCTGGCCGGTGCGCTCGGCGCGGCCCTGGTGAGCATGGTCTGCAACCTGACGGTTGGCCGCGAGAAGTACGCGGCGCACGATGCCGAGGTCCGCGATATCCGCGAGGCAGCGGGCCACCTTGCGAGCCAGTTGCGAGATGGCATCGCCAGGGACGCCACGGCGTATGACGGCGTCATGGCGGCCTACAAGCTTCCACGCACGACCGACGAGGAGAAGGCCGCGCGGCAGCGTGCCATCCAGTCGGCCACACACGCGGCGGCGCTGGTCCCGCTGGCCCTTGCCGAGGCCTGCGGCCAGGTCGTCGACCAGGCCGAGCGGGCAGTGGGCAAGACCAACGTCAATGCCGCCAGCGACCTCGCGGTCGCGGCGCTGCTGGGGGTCGCGGCGATGGACGGCGCGGCGGCGAATGTCGAGATCAATCTCGGGACGCTGAAAGACGAGACCCAGCGGCAGACACTTGCCGACCGGCTGGCCGAGATCCGCGCGGGACGACGGGAACAGGCCGCGCGAGTGGTCGAAGCGACGCGCTCCTGA
- a CDS encoding efflux RND transporter periplasmic adaptor subunit: protein MPAERTEGTIAVVPCPRITLRVASVVFAMLLASACQLPWARTAPADGQNRARLGLRTATVARGDITSLLVYPGELRPKAGAIVATRVAGRLDRLLVEPGASVREGDTLAELDRSALEVQVVQAQASLAAAEARLAGLKSGGDTDSRAEADASLRAAKARLATLEAAPKIEAIPALAQAAREARRRLSELEGGRTQAVAAAEARLDAARSQLDTALTSTTAAPPPAGESAPGATPSPAALTSPAVEQARQAVQVAQQEVARARQPVGSDELAAARQQLADAEDALLQARWPVSPGDLDEARANVEAAEARLRRAGQPSSEAAIKAGETAVEYAGAAVELARVQLREATLVSPISGIVVQTHQKQGDTVAPGTAIVTLQPPDYEIQVAIDERQLAQVATGQTVGVLVDVYPGESFTGTVRSISPSVEARTRTVAARVDVQDPRAKLKSGLFAQVAIAGGKRSGALIVPREAVVGTSDLAVMAVLDGRARRQAVQIGVQDGRSVEITQGVAEGTEVILTPTGILDGDVVGGEGK, encoded by the coding sequence ATGCCCGCTGAACGCACCGAAGGAACGATTGCCGTCGTGCCCTGCCCACGGATCACCTTGCGCGTTGCGTCCGTCGTCTTCGCCATGCTGCTCGCCTCGGCCTGTCAGCTTCCGTGGGCCAGAACCGCCCCGGCCGACGGTCAGAACCGTGCGCGTCTGGGCCTCCGCACGGCCACGGTGGCGCGCGGCGATATCACCAGCCTGCTGGTCTACCCCGGCGAGCTACGCCCAAAGGCCGGGGCCATCGTGGCGACGCGCGTGGCCGGGCGGCTCGACCGCCTGCTGGTCGAGCCGGGGGCCAGTGTGCGCGAGGGCGACACCCTGGCTGAGCTGGACCGGTCGGCACTCGAAGTCCAGGTGGTGCAGGCCCAGGCCAGCCTCGCAGCGGCCGAGGCGCGCCTCGCAGGGCTCAAGTCCGGTGGCGACACCGATTCCCGAGCCGAGGCCGATGCCAGCCTGCGTGCCGCGAAGGCCCGCCTCGCGACTCTTGAAGCTGCGCCGAAGATCGAAGCGATACCGGCCCTGGCCCAGGCCGCCCGCGAGGCCCGCCGCCGGCTGTCCGAGCTGGAGGGCGGCCGTACCCAGGCGGTCGCTGCCGCCGAGGCCCGACTCGACGCCGCGCGCAGTCAGCTTGACACGGCGCTCACCAGCACCACGGCGGCTCCGCCACCGGCCGGCGAGTCAGCGCCCGGCGCGACCCCGTCGCCTGCCGCCCTAACGTCGCCGGCCGTCGAGCAGGCCCGGCAGGCGGTCCAGGTGGCGCAGCAGGAAGTGGCGCGGGCGCGCCAGCCGGTCGGGTCCGATGAGCTGGCTGCCGCGCGCCAGCAGCTTGCGGACGCCGAGGACGCGTTGCTGCAGGCCCGCTGGCCAGTCTCGCCGGGCGACCTCGACGAGGCGCGGGCCAACGTCGAGGCGGCCGAGGCACGCCTGCGCCGGGCGGGCCAGCCTTCATCAGAAGCGGCGATCAAGGCCGGTGAGACCGCCGTCGAGTACGCTGGCGCGGCCGTCGAGCTGGCGCGCGTCCAGCTCCGCGAGGCGACCCTGGTATCGCCGATCAGCGGCATCGTCGTGCAGACGCACCAGAAGCAGGGCGACACGGTCGCGCCGGGAACGGCCATCGTCACGCTCCAGCCGCCAGACTACGAGATCCAGGTCGCCATCGACGAACGGCAACTGGCCCAGGTGGCCACCGGCCAGACTGTCGGCGTGCTGGTCGACGTCTACCCTGGCGAGTCGTTCACGGGAACGGTCCGCTCGATCTCGCCCAGCGTCGAGGCGCGCACACGGACGGTCGCGGCCCGCGTGGACGTGCAAGATCCGCGCGCGAAGCTCAAGAGCGGCCTGTTCGCGCAGGTGGCTATCGCCGGGGGCAAGCGGTCAGGGGCGCTGATCGTGCCGCGCGAGGCCGTCGTCGGGACCAGCGACCTCGCCGTGATGGCGGTGCTGGACGGGCGGGCCCGCCGCCAGGCGGTCCAGATCGGCGTACAGGACGGCCGGAGCGTCGAGATCACCCAGGGTGTTGCCGAGGGAACAGAGGTGATCCTCACGCCGACCGGTATCCTGGATGGTGACGTGGTCGGCGGCGAAGGGAAGTAG